The proteins below come from a single bacterium genomic window:
- a CDS encoding ABC transporter ATP-binding protein — protein MKPDYIVRTENLVLGYGRNDVLRDVNIEFRPGEFWALLGRNGVGKTTLIKALLGIFAPRAGRIVFHRDLALKENVGYVPQRARINPTLPSTIREFILLGLVGIRASAAEAEARLQWALAHVGLTALAERDTRSLSGGQFQRALVGRALVRRPRLLFLDEPTTGLDLVSEVELLACLEDLNRGEGLTIALITHDLALAAQHASHAAIFIAGGVTSGPLPSTMTSEALRRAYGVDIAVVHDETGKLSVHLGRVESVA, from the coding sequence ATGAAGCCGGACTATATCGTCAGGACCGAGAACCTGGTCCTGGGCTACGGACGCAACGACGTGTTGCGCGACGTGAATATCGAGTTTCGCCCGGGCGAGTTCTGGGCGCTTTTGGGACGCAACGGCGTCGGCAAGACCACGTTGATCAAGGCGTTGCTCGGCATATTCGCGCCGCGCGCCGGGCGCATCGTGTTCCACCGCGATCTGGCGCTGAAGGAAAACGTGGGCTACGTGCCGCAGCGCGCGCGGATCAATCCGACGCTGCCCTCGACCATTCGGGAGTTCATTCTGCTGGGGCTGGTCGGCATTCGCGCCTCGGCGGCGGAAGCCGAGGCCCGCCTTCAGTGGGCGCTGGCGCACGTCGGCCTGACGGCGCTCGCCGAGCGGGACACGCGATCGCTGTCGGGCGGTCAGTTTCAGCGGGCTCTTGTGGGGCGAGCCCTCGTGCGCCGGCCCCGTCTTCTGTTTCTCGACGAGCCGACGACGGGGTTGGATCTCGTGTCCGAGGTGGAATTGCTGGCGTGCCTCGAGGATCTCAACCGCGGCGAAGGGCTAACGATCGCGTTGATCACGCACGATCTGGCGCTGGCGGCGCAACATGCCTCGCACGCGGCGATTTTCATCGCGGGCGGCGTTACGAGCGGACCGCTGCCGTCGACCATGACCTCCGAGGCGCTGAGGCGCGCGTACGGCGTCGATATCGCCGTGGTGCACGATGAAACCGGAAAACTGAGCGTCCATCTCGGGCGGGTGGAGTCCGTCGCATGA